A genomic stretch from Selenomonas sp. AB3002 includes:
- a CDS encoding BMP family ABC transporter substrate-binding protein, whose product MKKLFLIALIFLLVAVGGILTIQRSQTDKDVMARTTKIGVFISGECQDRSWCQSHYEALESLKDELNLEMIYKENAPGDCYDDIKELIEKEGCRIIIGCSFDYGKAMKMAADEYPQIYFLHAGGTYHQDNYSSFFGRMYQARYLSGIVAGKQTKTGELGYIAAFPNSQVIRGINAFTLGVRRVRPDAVVHVSYCKSWTADAPALESCRKLLDAFPIDVVTVHTNSMAPHQEADARGIWSIGYHTDNRELFPNTYLVACEWDWRHYYREQIMDCLQGKFHGRQVWTYKDEGMVKLSPLSPQVSADTAALVRDVTDKFSKRGFDVFYGPIKDNKGSLRITEGASMSDDEMLNAFDWYVEGVSVYE is encoded by the coding sequence ATGAAAAAGTTATTTTTGATTGCACTCATCTTCTTATTGGTGGCCGTGGGAGGGATTCTGACCATTCAAAGGTCCCAGACGGATAAGGATGTGATGGCCAGGACTACCAAAATCGGCGTGTTTATCAGCGGGGAGTGCCAGGACAGGAGCTGGTGCCAATCCCATTATGAGGCCCTGGAGTCCCTGAAGGATGAACTGAACCTGGAAATGATCTACAAGGAGAATGCTCCTGGGGATTGCTATGATGACATCAAGGAGCTGATTGAAAAAGAGGGATGCCGGATCATCATCGGCTGCAGCTTTGACTATGGCAAGGCTATGAAAATGGCTGCTGATGAATACCCGCAAATTTATTTCCTGCACGCAGGGGGCACTTATCATCAGGACAATTATTCCTCGTTCTTTGGGCGCATGTATCAGGCAAGATATTTGTCAGGCATTGTGGCGGGGAAGCAGACCAAGACCGGGGAACTGGGCTATATTGCAGCTTTCCCTAATTCGCAGGTGATTCGCGGCATCAATGCCTTCACCCTGGGGGTCAGGCGGGTACGACCGGATGCTGTGGTGCACGTGAGCTATTGCAAGTCATGGACGGCTGATGCACCGGCCCTGGAGTCCTGCCGGAAACTGCTGGACGCTTTCCCCATTGATGTGGTGACAGTCCACACCAATTCCATGGCCCCCCATCAGGAGGCAGATGCCAGGGGTATATGGTCCATCGGCTATCACACGGACAATCGGGAACTGTTTCCCAATACATATCTGGTGGCCTGTGAATGGGACTGGCGCCATTATTACCGTGAGCAGATAATGGACTGCCTGCAGGGCAAGTTCCACGGCAGGCAGGTCTGGACTTACAAGGATGAAGGGATGGTCAAGCTGTCTCCCCTTTCTCCCCAGGTGTCTGCGGACACCGCTGCGCTGGTGCGGGACGTCACCGATAAATTCAGCAAACGTGGCTTTGATGTATTTTACGGGCCCATCAAGGACAATAAGGGCAGCCTTCGCATCACCGAAGGAGCCTCCATGTCGGATGATGAGATGCTGAATGCCTTCGACTGGTACGTGGAGGGCGTCAGCGTCTATGAGTGA
- a CDS encoding LytTR family DNA-binding domain-containing protein yields the protein MHIAIADDRVEDLQMAEDYLLRYLSSRHPEVMNDLSIATFKNAEELLSVFDPGRFDLLLLDIYMDKMTGMEAAEAVRMKDERVPIVFLTTSQDHLLEGYRVFASGYLMKPLAENSGDFNHTLDHVFRGMMTSERTVTIPVEGRDIAIPLRKIVYVEVGASHTLSFHLVDETVQARLTYARVLDLLSGDSRFIECHHRIIINMEQVRRMDDDEFIMKDGSRVPISVRRKKETKTAYVHYMAHR from the coding sequence ATGCATATTGCCATTGCCGATGACAGAGTAGAGGATCTGCAGATGGCAGAGGATTACCTGCTGCGGTATCTTTCTTCCCGTCATCCTGAGGTCATGAACGACCTGTCTATTGCCACCTTCAAGAACGCAGAGGAACTTCTTTCGGTATTTGACCCGGGGCGCTTTGACCTGCTGCTGCTGGACATCTACATGGACAAGATGACCGGCATGGAAGCAGCGGAGGCTGTGCGGATGAAGGATGAGCGCGTACCCATTGTCTTTCTCACCACCAGCCAGGACCACCTGTTGGAGGGGTATCGGGTCTTTGCCTCGGGTTATCTCATGAAGCCTTTGGCAGAGAACAGTGGTGACTTCAACCACACCCTTGACCATGTGTTCCGGGGGATGATGACCAGCGAGCGCACCGTGACCATACCCGTTGAGGGCAGGGATATAGCCATTCCCCTGCGGAAAATCGTCTATGTGGAGGTAGGTGCTTCCCATACCCTTTCCTTCCATCTGGTGGATGAGACAGTGCAGGCGCGCCTGACCTATGCCCGTGTCCTGGACCTCCTGTCCGGGGACAGCAGGTTCATCGAGTGCCACCACCGCATCATCATCAATATGGAACAGGTGCGGCGCATGGATGATGATGAGTTCATCATGAAGGACGGCAGCCGCGTTCCCATCAGCGTAAGGCGCAAGAAAGAGACTAAGACCGCCTACGTTCATTATATGGCTCACAGATGA
- a CDS encoding GHKL domain-containing protein, whose product MVAGFVTLIADAALWHSWEERIGRLLLPVAFFLSYHYILGTSRLLYNNENIRRRSELQQREIAWLQEEQQRVADSRQQAQQQQENLLHTYEKLQEYIEGDRISDALALISQQEKILASSAVRPYTDSPILNAAISIYLRRAEVMGLTVAAKVNLPKELHTSEDELAVLISNLLENALKAAAETGRGGELSFILQHIDDQCVLEITNPCCTVLRLDKDGLPKTTRKGHGLGMMSLRNFLKRYHGYADFTQERGTVCVSLYWEDTPC is encoded by the coding sequence ATGGTGGCCGGCTTCGTAACCCTCATTGCCGATGCCGCCCTCTGGCATTCCTGGGAAGAGCGAATTGGCAGGCTGCTGCTGCCCGTGGCTTTCTTCCTTTCCTATCACTATATCCTGGGCACCAGCCGCCTGCTGTACAATAATGAGAATATCCGCCGCCGCTCGGAGCTGCAGCAGCGGGAAATTGCCTGGCTGCAGGAGGAACAGCAGCGGGTGGCCGACAGCCGTCAGCAGGCACAGCAGCAGCAGGAAAATCTCCTGCATACCTATGAGAAGCTGCAAGAATACATCGAAGGGGACCGCATCAGTGATGCCCTGGCCCTGATTTCCCAACAGGAAAAAATCCTGGCCTCCTCTGCTGTGCGTCCCTACACCGACTCCCCCATCCTCAACGCCGCCATTTCCATTTACCTACGGCGGGCGGAGGTCATGGGCCTCACCGTAGCCGCCAAGGTGAACCTGCCCAAGGAACTACATACCTCCGAGGACGAGCTGGCGGTGCTCATCTCCAACCTGCTGGAAAACGCTCTGAAAGCGGCGGCAGAGACAGGCAGGGGCGGGGAACTTTCCTTCATCCTCCAGCATATTGATGACCAGTGCGTACTGGAGATAACCAATCCCTGCTGCACTGTCCTGCGCCTGGACAAGGACGGCCTGCCCAAAACCACCAGGAAAGGCCACGGCCTGGGCATGATGTCCCTGCGCAATTTCCTGAAAAGATACCACGGCTACGCCGACTTCACCCAGGAAAGGGGCACGGTCTGCGTATCACTGTACTGGGAGGACACGCCATGCTGA